Proteins encoded within one genomic window of Nitrospinota bacterium:
- a CDS encoding response regulator — translation MEKIKILIAEDSEDICNLYKAGLPADKFEITFTNNGEDALELRKTVEPDILLLDIKMPIMSGFAALKKLRAKTPLAKEGKTDPRGKKLPVVIMATAMKKREDIMDCVKLGINGYIVKPFSHKEIADKIISMYITVYPE, via the coding sequence GTGGAAAAAATTAAGATTCTCATTGCCGAAGATTCAGAGGACATATGCAACCTGTATAAAGCAGGTCTTCCTGCCGACAAATTTGAAATCACTTTTACAAATAACGGCGAAGACGCGCTTGAGCTTCGAAAAACAGTAGAGCCCGATATCCTCTTGCTTGATATCAAAATGCCCATAATGTCAGGTTTTGCCGCGCTGAAAAAACTTAGGGCCAAGACCCCTTTAGCTAAGGAGGGAAAGACCGACCCCCGCGGAAAAAAACTTCCCGTTGTGATAATGGCTACCGCGATGAAAAAGAGGGAGGACATTATGGACTGCGTAAAGCTGGGGATAAACGGCTATATAGTAAAACCTTTCAGCCACAAGGAGATCGCGGACAAGATCATTTCGATGTACATCACGGTTTATCCAGAATAA
- a CDS encoding glycerophosphodiester phosphodiesterase family protein: MKADSNRMEFVAHRGYAAHYPENTIISFEKALETGCLFLECDVQLSSDNIPVIIHDDNIFRTSGQHGKVKDMTAKELSRTNVGEPSRFGAKFNDSPVPMLSDIIPLLRSNPKAKIFVELKEESLAHFGIDFMVGKVLDVLAPVKEQCLIISFNYQSLESARRQGWNETGWVLESWNEESRMMAKKLSPSYLICNYRKIPPEKENIWPGPWEWFLYEITDIDVALRWNRLGVRYIETMEAGEMIESLKRKGS, encoded by the coding sequence GTGAAAGCTGACAGCAACAGGATGGAATTTGTGGCGCACAGAGGATACGCGGCCCATTATCCAGAAAATACTATCATCTCCTTTGAAAAAGCTCTTGAGACCGGATGCCTTTTCCTCGAATGCGACGTTCAGCTTTCATCCGATAACATACCGGTCATAATCCACGATGACAATATTTTCAGGACATCTGGACAACATGGGAAGGTAAAGGATATGACCGCCAAGGAACTATCCCGCACAAACGTTGGAGAGCCTTCGCGCTTCGGCGCCAAATTCAACGATTCGCCGGTTCCGATGCTTTCCGACATCATCCCCCTCCTCCGCTCCAACCCGAAAGCAAAGATATTCGTCGAGCTGAAGGAAGAGAGCCTTGCCCATTTCGGCATCGACTTCATGGTCGGCAAGGTTCTTGATGTTCTTGCTCCGGTGAAGGAACAATGCCTGATAATCTCCTTCAACTATCAGTCGCTTGAATCGGCCCGAAGGCAGGGATGGAACGAAACCGGATGGGTCCTTGAATCATGGAACGAAGAGAGCCGCATGATGGCAAAGAAGCTCTCCCCTTCGTACCTGATCTGCAATTACAGGAAAATACCGCCGGAAAAGGAAAATATCTGGCCAGGCCCATGGGAATGGTTCCTGTACGAAATTACCGATATTGATGTCGCTCTCAGGTGGAACAGGCTCGGCGTCCGCTATATAGAAACGATGGAAGCGGGCGAAATGATAGAGAGTTTAAAGAGGAAAGGGAGTTAA
- a CDS encoding NAD-dependent epimerase/dehydratase family protein translates to MRALVTGGGGFLGRAIVKKLLERGDSVKVLGRRSYADLAALGVKTVQGDVADMQKVSEACASVDVVFHTAALASIWGKRDDFFSVNVAGTRNVINACFKHGIKKLVHTSSPSVVYDATDQLNIDESAPYPPQYLALYPETKAIAEREVIAANGKDRLLTVSLRPHLIWGPGDTNLIPRLIDRARNGNLMIVGDGKNIIDSVYIDNAAEAHLLAADRLTADSPVAGSSYFITQGEPLNCWGWINEILQGFDLPPVRKTIGYKTAYRIGGLMEIAYRLLGKTSEPRMTRFLASQLATSHTYNIGKANNELGYYPAVSVKEGMERLFKAGLPRHF, encoded by the coding sequence ATGAGAGCGCTTGTCACAGGAGGGGGTGGGTTCCTCGGCAGGGCAATCGTTAAAAAACTGCTGGAGCGTGGAGATTCCGTAAAGGTTCTTGGACGAAGGAGCTACGCAGACCTGGCCGCACTTGGAGTTAAGACTGTTCAGGGTGACGTCGCCGACATGCAAAAGGTTTCAGAGGCGTGCGCTTCCGTCGACGTCGTATTTCACACAGCCGCTCTCGCTTCCATATGGGGGAAGCGTGACGATTTTTTCAGCGTTAATGTTGCCGGTACGCGAAACGTTATCAATGCGTGCTTCAAGCATGGGATTAAAAAACTGGTACACACCAGCTCGCCAAGCGTGGTGTATGACGCAACCGACCAGTTGAATATAGACGAAAGCGCCCCCTACCCCCCCCAATACCTCGCGCTCTATCCTGAGACAAAGGCAATCGCCGAACGGGAGGTTATCGCGGCGAACGGCAAGGATCGGCTCCTCACCGTTTCATTAAGGCCACATCTCATCTGGGGACCCGGTGATACGAACCTTATACCGAGGCTTATCGACCGCGCTCGTAATGGAAACCTCATGATTGTCGGTGACGGAAAAAACATCATCGACTCCGTATACATAGATAACGCCGCCGAAGCGCACCTCCTTGCCGCCGACCGCCTCACGGCAGATTCGCCTGTCGCCGGTTCATCCTATTTCATAACGCAGGGGGAGCCGCTCAACTGCTGGGGTTGGATAAACGAGATCCTGCAGGGGTTCGATCTCCCCCCTGTCAGAAAAACGATCGGCTATAAAACCGCCTACCGCATTGGGGGGTTGATGGAGATAGCCTACAGACTGCTTGGGAAAACATCAGAACCGAGGATGACCCGTTTTCTCGCCTCACAGCTTGCCACCTCGCACACCTACAATATCGGGAAGGCGAATAATGAGCTCGGCTACTACCCTGCCGTTTCTGTCAAGGAAGGGATGGAAAGGCTTTTCAAAGCGGGTCTTCCGCGACATTTCTGA
- a CDS encoding NAD(P)/FAD-dependent oxidoreductase encodes MNRPQSYDVLIIGAGLSGLAAGIRLAHFGKKVAILERHDRVGGLNSYYTMNGRELDVGLHAITNLNPNNGPFGAMKKVLRQLRLKAEDFDLHPHNKSLVTCHGTNLEFTNEFDYFVSQINDTFPGERDNFQKLLKKMDSMNLFDYGSPAESSREILGSTFGDPHLAEMLLLPAMFYGNSREDDMEFRQFAILFNSIFREGIGRPRNGIRPILDVLVKRFTESGGKLMLESGVMSIITENKKAVSVTLYDGRILHCDSILSSAGHPETIALLAESGASKVPEQGRISFMESLSVLDRPTAEIGFEYGIVFYSLSEKLSYRRPDTPVDTSSGVICLPDNFAYPEPLDSRMVRITNIADHRFWEKIDPMKNLPEKNEWYKRSLKDVSAILPDISGKTVFTDIFTPRTIERYTGRFNGAVYGAPVKLWDGCTDIPNIFICGTDQGFLGIVGSMLSGISIANDRLLK; translated from the coding sequence TTGAATAGGCCACAATCCTACGATGTACTGATTATCGGCGCAGGTCTGTCCGGCCTCGCCGCCGGCATACGCCTCGCCCATTTCGGCAAGAAGGTCGCCATCCTGGAGCGCCATGACCGAGTGGGGGGGCTGAATTCATACTACACCATGAACGGCCGGGAACTTGATGTCGGCCTTCACGCAATCACTAATCTCAACCCTAATAACGGCCCGTTTGGCGCGATGAAAAAGGTTCTGCGCCAGCTGAGATTGAAAGCTGAGGATTTCGACCTCCACCCCCACAATAAAAGCCTGGTAACCTGCCATGGAACAAATCTGGAGTTCACCAACGAATTTGATTATTTCGTGTCTCAAATTAACGATACTTTTCCCGGCGAAAGGGATAATTTCCAGAAACTGCTGAAAAAAATGGATTCGATGAATCTATTCGACTATGGCTCCCCCGCCGAAAGTTCAAGGGAAATTCTCGGCTCCACCTTCGGCGACCCGCACCTTGCCGAGATGCTCCTCCTCCCGGCAATGTTCTACGGCAACTCCCGCGAGGACGATATGGAATTCCGGCAGTTCGCGATCCTCTTCAACTCCATTTTCAGGGAGGGGATAGGAAGGCCGCGCAACGGCATTAGGCCGATTCTTGATGTATTGGTAAAGAGATTCACCGAATCCGGGGGGAAATTGATGCTCGAATCGGGCGTCATGTCCATAATTACTGAAAATAAAAAGGCAGTTTCGGTGACCCTGTACGACGGAAGGATCTTGCATTGTGACAGCATTCTCTCCTCTGCCGGACACCCGGAAACCATCGCCCTCCTAGCTGAAAGCGGCGCTTCAAAAGTGCCCGAACAGGGGCGGATCTCATTCATGGAATCGTTATCGGTGCTCGATCGCCCCACTGCTGAAATCGGATTCGAGTATGGGATCGTCTTTTATAGCCTAAGTGAAAAGCTCTCTTACCGCAGACCGGATACCCCCGTAGATACCTCCAGCGGTGTTATATGCCTCCCCGACAATTTTGCCTATCCGGAGCCTCTCGACTCCAGAATGGTAAGGATAACGAACATCGCTGACCACCGTTTCTGGGAAAAGATCGATCCTATGAAGAATCTCCCCGAAAAGAATGAGTGGTACAAACGGTCGCTGAAGGACGTTTCCGCGATACTTCCCGACATCTCCGGTAAAACCGTATTTACCGACATCTTCACCCCCCGCACTATCGAACGCTATACGGGCCGTTTTAACGGCGCTGTTTACGGCGCACCCGTTAAATTATGGGATGGCTGTACCGACATCCCGAATATCTTCATTTGCGGAACCGACCAGGGGTTCCTCGGCATTGTCGGTTCAATGCTGAGCGGAATTTCCATAGCCAACGACCGCCTCTTAAAATAA
- a CDS encoding beta-ketoacyl-[acyl-carrier-protein] synthase family protein, with product MFNSRIVITGVGLASPNGNNLAEYREALLNGRSGVTDIETRYMGKVHAGVCNFDDQKYQKKKEIRRGTRAGSIAIYSSHEAIADAGIDLDKVGRDRVGVYLGITEHGNVETENEIYKISQFGYDTKYWTHHHNPRTVANAPAGEVTLNLGITGPHLTLGAACAAGNIGLITGSQMLRLGDCDLALAGGVSESIHTFGIFASFKAQNALAHHDDPTKACRPFAKDRNGIVVAEGGCVYTLERLDDAKARGAKIYGEVVGYGQNSDATDFVLPHPARQAECIRLALKRAGMEPSEIDIVSTHGTGTHLGDEQECQAIREVFDGSGGTYINNTKSFIGHAMGAAGALELAGNLPSFQDGLIHPTINLNEIDPECRLNNLVIDKPLKKGEINSILNNSFGMLGINSVVIIKRFVS from the coding sequence TTGTTTAATTCCAGAATAGTGATTACAGGGGTCGGCCTCGCCTCCCCAAACGGCAACAACCTAGCCGAATACCGCGAAGCGCTTCTAAACGGAAGATCCGGCGTTACCGATATCGAAACACGATACATGGGTAAGGTTCATGCGGGGGTCTGCAACTTCGACGATCAGAAATACCAGAAGAAAAAAGAGATCCGAAGGGGGACCAGGGCCGGGAGCATCGCCATCTACTCCTCCCACGAGGCGATAGCGGATGCCGGGATCGACCTCGACAAGGTCGGGCGCGACCGGGTCGGCGTATACCTCGGCATCACGGAACATGGCAACGTGGAGACCGAAAACGAGATCTACAAGATAAGCCAGTTCGGCTACGACACGAAATACTGGACCCACCACCACAATCCGAGAACCGTGGCAAACGCACCTGCTGGAGAGGTGACCCTGAACCTGGGGATAACAGGCCCGCACCTTACCCTCGGGGCCGCGTGCGCCGCCGGAAATATCGGCCTTATTACCGGCTCCCAGATGCTCCGCCTCGGCGACTGCGATCTCGCCCTGGCCGGGGGTGTTTCCGAAAGTATCCATACATTCGGTATCTTCGCTTCCTTTAAGGCTCAAAACGCCCTCGCCCACCATGACGACCCGACGAAGGCTTGCAGGCCTTTCGCAAAGGACAGGAACGGCATTGTCGTGGCCGAAGGGGGATGTGTTTATACCCTGGAAAGGCTCGATGATGCCAAGGCAAGAGGGGCGAAAATATACGGGGAGGTCGTCGGATACGGTCAAAACTCGGATGCGACCGACTTCGTCCTCCCGCACCCTGCCCGCCAGGCGGAATGCATCCGTTTGGCCCTAAAACGCGCCGGAATGGAGCCATCCGAAATAGACATAGTAAGTACCCACGGCACCGGCACGCACCTCGGCGACGAACAGGAGTGCCAGGCTATAAGGGAGGTATTTGACGGTTCCGGCGGGACATACATCAACAATACAAAAAGCTTCATAGGGCATGCCATGGGGGCCGCCGGAGCGCTGGAGCTGGCGGGAAACCTCCCATCCTTCCAGGATGGATTGATACACCCCACTATCAACCTAAATGAAATAGATCCCGAATGCAGGCTGAATAACCTTGTAATAGACAAACCATTAAAAAAAGGGGAGATAAACAGTATTTTAAACAACTCCTTCGGCATGCTCGGCATCAACTCCGTTGTAATAATTAAACGTTTTGTAAGTTAA
- a CDS encoding FAD-dependent oxidoreductase yields the protein MENKNYDIVVVGGGIHGVGTAQAAAANGYSTLLLEKETLASATSSRSSKLIHGGLRYLESGNLHLVYECLRERHLLLVNAPSLVKMIPFNIPIYKSTSRPPFIIRIGLTLYFALAGFRMEAIFRSVPKSEWSGLDGLTTDDLKAVFRYGDAQTDDRLLTESIMRSAQKLGADLATQAEFIGAEYGSEGWAVSYKQNGKSNNVRASVIINCAGPWINDVLRRVTPRQKEASVEFVAGTHILLDGKLDKGVYFVEAPQDKRAVLIMPWQDKILIGTTETVFKGDPAKIEPLEEEKEYLLKTLAKYFPKFKGATKADIIESFAGIRVLPTGEDDPFHRSRETFFHHGNLKEAPMLTICGGKLTSYRATSEKIIRAVSPLLPSRMRIADTRRLRLE from the coding sequence ATGGAAAACAAAAATTACGATATCGTTGTAGTTGGGGGTGGGATACATGGCGTCGGTACCGCACAGGCGGCCGCCGCGAATGGATACTCTACCCTCCTTCTTGAAAAGGAGACTCTCGCATCGGCAACTTCAAGCAGGTCGAGCAAGCTGATCCATGGCGGTCTTCGCTATCTGGAATCGGGAAACCTCCACCTTGTATACGAATGCCTCCGCGAGCGGCACCTTCTGCTGGTGAACGCCCCGTCACTGGTGAAGATGATCCCTTTCAACATACCCATATACAAAAGTACCAGCAGACCCCCATTCATTATCCGCATCGGCCTTACGCTCTATTTCGCCCTGGCGGGATTCAGGATGGAGGCAATTTTCCGTTCGGTGCCGAAAAGCGAATGGAGCGGACTCGACGGGTTGACAACGGACGATCTCAAGGCCGTTTTCCGATACGGCGACGCCCAGACTGACGACAGGCTCCTTACCGAATCGATAATGAGATCGGCACAAAAGCTCGGTGCCGACCTCGCAACGCAGGCGGAGTTCATAGGAGCCGAATACGGTAGCGAAGGATGGGCCGTCAGCTATAAGCAGAACGGGAAGTCGAATAATGTGCGGGCATCGGTGATCATTAACTGCGCTGGCCCATGGATAAACGACGTCTTGCGGAGAGTAACTCCTCGCCAGAAAGAGGCGTCAGTAGAGTTTGTCGCCGGTACGCACATTCTCCTCGATGGAAAACTTGATAAGGGGGTCTATTTCGTGGAGGCCCCTCAGGATAAACGCGCAGTTCTGATAATGCCGTGGCAGGATAAGATACTTATAGGGACCACTGAAACCGTTTTCAAGGGGGATCCCGCGAAGATAGAACCTCTTGAAGAGGAGAAAGAATATCTGCTTAAGACGCTGGCGAAATATTTTCCAAAGTTCAAGGGGGCGACCAAAGCAGATATCATTGAATCATTCGCCGGGATAAGGGTGCTCCCCACCGGCGAAGACGACCCTTTCCACCGCTCGCGAGAGACCTTTTTCCATCACGGCAACCTGAAAGAGGCCCCTATGCTGACTATTTGCGGAGGAAAGCTGACATCATACAGGGCAACATCGGAGAAAATAATCAGGGCTGTATCCCCGCTCCTCCCTTCCCGCATGAGAATAGCCGATACCAGGAGACTGAGGCTGGAATAA
- a CDS encoding acyl carrier protein produces the protein MTKESLQAVIIDIIRGIAPDEDLNSIDAEKPLREQIDLDSMDFLDIVMELRVRYKIDVPESDYMALNTLKSTVDYLFPKMQNA, from the coding sequence GTGACAAAGGAGAGTCTACAGGCTGTAATAATCGATATTATCAGGGGAATTGCACCGGACGAAGATTTAAACAGCATTGATGCGGAGAAACCTCTAAGGGAACAGATTGACCTCGACTCAATGGATTTCCTCGATATCGTAATGGAACTCCGTGTACGCTATAAAATCGACGTCCCGGAATCGGATTACATGGCGCTCAACACGCTAAAGAGCACCGTGGACTATCTGTTTCCCAAAATGCAGAACGCCTGA